Proteins encoded within one genomic window of Mycolicibacterium monacense:
- a CDS encoding MFS transporter, with the protein MARHGVETSAADAAAVAARVRPNVLVAVLAAAGISVSLMQTLIIPLIPELPTLLRTGPANASWAITATLLTAAVATPLFGRLGDIYGPKPVLMTCAALLTAGSVIAAVSTSLIPVIVGRGLQGFGMPIIPLGISVLRAAVPADRVGSAMGIMSASLGVGGALGLPLSAVIAQNFNWHVLFWFAAGLGAAALICFAVLVPPVGSRTSERVDLLGAVGLAGGLTTLLLAISKGQTWGWTSTTTVSLFAASPVIFAVFAWWQLRAPAPIVDLRTTVRRPVLTTNLASVGVGFGLFALSLVAPQVLELPTQTGYGLGQSMLHAGLWMAPGGLAMMVSAPIAARIAAVTGPRLTLVIGCAIISVSYLAGLQLLDSPVEVLILNVAVSVGVGFAFASLPALINAAVPIAETAAANGINALARSLGTSVSSAVMGAVLAGMTTSFAGRVLPSLEGFHTALIIAACAAGVAGLIALAIPKPAPAIAQVHSEPGPPVHDLEAVLTRLGRHSALGTYADGTSTPFLGRRTYVLLTHLEEAGPASVEEIADALGVDAATVGSEAFVMLRDGLVAPVAQDSPPAWSGRTPRFALTVGGRDRLRRQRSHKVAGLRRAVDGWDHADVEALVGYVTRLSDDIDGARRGVRPVTGRSAP; encoded by the coding sequence GTGGCTCGGCACGGTGTGGAGACGTCAGCGGCGGATGCGGCGGCGGTGGCCGCCCGGGTCCGCCCGAACGTGCTCGTCGCCGTCCTCGCGGCCGCAGGCATCAGCGTGTCGCTGATGCAGACGCTGATCATCCCGCTGATCCCGGAACTGCCGACCCTGTTGCGGACCGGTCCGGCCAACGCATCCTGGGCCATCACCGCGACACTGCTCACCGCGGCCGTCGCGACGCCGCTGTTCGGCCGGCTCGGCGACATCTACGGACCCAAACCCGTGCTGATGACCTGTGCGGCGCTGCTGACGGCGGGTTCGGTGATCGCGGCGGTCAGCACCTCGCTCATCCCGGTGATCGTCGGCCGCGGGCTGCAAGGATTCGGGATGCCGATCATCCCGCTGGGGATCAGCGTGCTGCGCGCGGCGGTCCCCGCCGACCGGGTGGGTTCGGCGATGGGCATCATGAGCGCCTCGCTCGGGGTGGGTGGTGCCCTGGGCCTGCCGTTGTCGGCGGTGATCGCGCAGAACTTCAACTGGCACGTGCTGTTTTGGTTCGCCGCCGGGCTCGGCGCGGCGGCCCTGATCTGCTTCGCCGTCCTGGTCCCGCCGGTCGGATCGCGAACCTCGGAACGGGTGGACCTGCTCGGTGCGGTCGGTCTGGCGGGCGGCCTGACCACGCTGCTGCTGGCGATCTCCAAGGGGCAGACCTGGGGGTGGACCAGCACGACGACGGTGAGCCTGTTCGCTGCCTCACCCGTCATCTTCGCGGTCTTCGCCTGGTGGCAGCTGCGTGCGCCCGCACCGATCGTCGACCTGCGCACCACGGTCCGTCGGCCGGTGCTGACGACGAACCTCGCATCGGTGGGCGTGGGCTTCGGCCTGTTCGCGTTGTCGCTCGTCGCACCGCAGGTGCTCGAACTGCCGACGCAGACCGGGTACGGGCTCGGGCAGTCGATGCTGCACGCAGGTCTGTGGATGGCGCCCGGCGGGCTGGCGATGATGGTGTCCGCACCGATCGCCGCGCGGATCGCGGCGGTCACCGGACCCCGGCTCACCCTCGTCATCGGATGCGCGATCATCTCGGTGTCCTACCTGGCCGGCCTCCAACTCCTGGACAGTCCCGTGGAGGTGCTGATCCTCAATGTCGCGGTCAGCGTCGGGGTCGGATTCGCATTCGCCTCGTTGCCCGCCCTGATCAACGCGGCGGTTCCGATCGCGGAGACCGCCGCCGCCAACGGCATCAACGCCCTGGCCCGGTCCCTGGGAACCTCGGTTTCCAGCGCCGTGATGGGCGCGGTGCTGGCCGGGATGACCACGTCGTTCGCCGGCCGGGTGCTCCCGTCGCTGGAGGGGTTCCACACCGCGCTGATCATCGCCGCCTGCGCGGCGGGCGTGGCGGGGCTGATCGCGCTGGCCATCCCGAAACCCGCTCCCGCGATCGCGCAGGTGCACTCCGAACCGGGTCCCCCCGTGCACGATCTCGAGGCGGTGCTGACGCGACTGGGCCGGCATTCCGCACTGGGCACCTACGCCGACGGCACGTCGACGCCGTTCCTCGGGCGCCGGACCTACGTGCTGCTGACCCATCTCGAGGAGGCCGGGCCCGCATCGGTCGAGGAGATCGCCGACGCGCTGGGCGTCGATGCCGCGACGGTGGGCAGTGAGGCGTTCGTCATGCTACGCGACGGTCTCGTCGCACCGGTGGCGCAGGACAGCCCACCCGCGTGGTCGGGGCGCACGCCACGCTTCGCGCTCACCGTGGGAGGCCGGGATCGCCTGCGGCGGCAGCGGTCTCACAAGGTGGCGGGGTTGCGCCGCGCGGTCGACGGCTGGGACCACGCCGACGTCGAGGCGTTGGTCGGTTACGTCACTCGGCTGAGCGAC